The following are encoded in a window of Methylicorpusculum oleiharenae genomic DNA:
- a CDS encoding MinD/ParA family protein, which produces MKKVNPVRVIAVTSGKGGVGKTNLSVNLGMAMCEMGKRVALLDADMGLANVDVLLGMYPQFNLSHVLSGEKTLDEIILHGPSGLLVIPASSGLQRMSDLSNIEQAAIVHAFSEINHDLDVMIVDTAAGISPSVVNFARACQEIIIVVCDEPTSLTDAYAFIKLLNRDYGLNRFHVLTNMVQTVQQGQLLFQKLTRVTDRYLDVSLDFVGAIPFDEYLRKAVQKQNPVIASYPRSKASLAIKAAAQQINRWPIKNQAGGYLEFFVERMIQYGTQEHVA; this is translated from the coding sequence ATGAAAAAAGTAAACCCTGTTCGTGTCATTGCTGTTACCAGCGGCAAAGGTGGCGTGGGTAAAACTAACTTGTCAGTTAATTTAGGCATGGCCATGTGCGAAATGGGTAAACGTGTGGCTTTGCTGGATGCCGATATGGGCTTGGCTAATGTCGATGTGCTGCTGGGTATGTATCCACAGTTCAATTTATCACATGTACTTAGCGGCGAAAAAACACTGGATGAAATTATTCTTCACGGGCCATCAGGGCTATTGGTGATTCCTGCCTCGTCGGGCCTGCAACGCATGTCTGACCTTTCTAATATCGAGCAGGCGGCCATTGTGCATGCTTTTAGCGAAATCAATCATGATCTGGATGTCATGATCGTTGATACCGCAGCGGGTATTTCGCCCAGCGTGGTTAATTTTGCCCGAGCGTGTCAGGAGATTATTATCGTTGTCTGTGATGAGCCGACTTCGCTCACTGATGCTTATGCGTTTATTAAATTGTTGAATAGAGATTACGGACTTAACCGATTTCATGTGCTGACTAATATGGTTCAGACGGTTCAGCAAGGCCAGTTGCTTTTTCAAAAGTTAACCCGGGTGACCGATCGTTATCTGGATGTTTCATTGGATTTTGTCGGGGCAATTCCGTTCGACGAATATTTGCGTAAAGCGGTGCAAAAGCAAAATCCTGTGATTGCTTCATATCCCAGGAGTAAGGCGTCACTGGCAATTAAAGCAGCCGCCCAGCAAATCAACCGTTGGCCGATCAAAAATCAAGCGGGCGGATACCTGGAGTTTTTTGTTGAGCGGATGATTCAATACGGCACTCAGGAGCATGTTGCATGA
- a CDS encoding protein phosphatase CheZ — protein MTEIDRLSLAKNLLEALVNGDEASANKYMDEIAGIRETQLYQEVGKLTRQLHDSMTSFALETKITAFAQNDIPDAKERLHYVISMTEQAANKTLNAVEDLYPVASELNQQVQKLSANWDRFLIRQMPFQEFKDMSQELTEYFKVSVQSLENIQNGLNEILMAQSFQDITGQIIRRVITMVEELESGMLALIKLSGHGRPPEKNIDSSEPELPGPIVPGLDDSDGAVVASSQDDVDDLLSSLGF, from the coding sequence ATGACCGAAATTGATCGCCTTAGCTTAGCTAAAAATTTGCTGGAAGCGTTGGTGAATGGAGACGAAGCTTCTGCAAATAAATATATGGATGAAATTGCCGGTATACGTGAGACTCAGCTTTATCAGGAAGTTGGAAAGTTAACGCGGCAACTACATGATTCGATGACTTCTTTTGCGCTGGAAACAAAAATTACCGCTTTTGCGCAAAATGATATTCCGGATGCAAAGGAGCGCTTGCACTATGTTATTTCAATGACCGAACAAGCTGCGAATAAAACTTTGAATGCGGTAGAAGATTTATATCCTGTGGCTTCCGAGCTGAATCAGCAAGTGCAAAAGCTGTCTGCTAACTGGGACCGGTTTTTGATCAGGCAAATGCCTTTTCAGGAGTTTAAGGACATGAGTCAAGAATTAACGGAGTATTTTAAAGTCTCCGTTCAATCGCTTGAGAATATTCAAAATGGATTAAATGAGATCCTGATGGCTCAAAGTTTCCAAGACATCACCGGCCAGATTATTCGGCGAGTCATTACCATGGTTGAGGAACTGGAATCCGGTATGCTCGCTTTAATTAAGCTGTCGGGGCACGGCAGGCCGCCAGAAAAAAACATAGACAGCAGTGAGCCTGAGTTGCCGGGACCAATTGTTCCGGGTTTGGATGATAGTGATGGTGCAGTAGTCGCCAGCAGTCAGGATGACGTGGATGACCTGTTATCAAGTTTGGGATTTTGA
- the flhF gene encoding flagellar biosynthesis protein FlhF, giving the protein MKIKRYFAEDIRQAMRMVKEELGADAVIMSNRSVDGGVEIVAARDFDEELIHSSLQKQAEEQKLARSKEIRKPVLQTFEAEEKPLHVISNPRKKGADGEIPPRPSRRKMDEYLGYAEKANFTRPAKPVSYPEPLSAPKNSVRQDWENTAESPKANSPSAAQVNKPIDYAEKIQQQTISQEKQEVDHDQLIMDMFQELKSLRVTMNSRLSEMGWQQNNQNNPARLELLSRLADMGIAKNLSIKVANRLGSLRDVDLAFKKAQEMLINVLPIAEDNLLEYGGIVALVGPTGVGKTTTIAKLAAQFILKHGPKQVALISTDNFRIAAHDQLNTYGRILDVPVRIASNAEQLRSLINGFADKRLILIDTAGMGHRDQRLAEQIKTLQHDDLFIKCYLVMSAATQYKTTKEIIEAFKIFQPEAGILTKLDETTSQGAALSAVTEQRLPLAFVTNGQQVPEDLHNAVGRDLVEQCVAELKLTGESKVSMNYDDWVSQSYA; this is encoded by the coding sequence ATGAAAATTAAACGATATTTTGCGGAGGATATCCGCCAAGCCATGCGTATGGTCAAGGAAGAACTCGGAGCCGACGCGGTGATAATGTCGAATCGTTCCGTTGATGGCGGCGTGGAAATTGTCGCGGCCCGCGATTTTGACGAGGAGCTGATTCATAGCAGCCTGCAAAAACAGGCTGAAGAACAGAAACTGGCGAGATCCAAGGAAATAAGAAAACCCGTTTTGCAAACGTTTGAAGCGGAAGAAAAACCGTTACATGTTATCAGCAACCCCCGAAAAAAAGGTGCTGACGGCGAGATACCACCACGGCCTTCGCGCCGCAAAATGGATGAGTATCTGGGTTATGCTGAAAAAGCAAATTTCACCAGACCGGCAAAACCAGTCAGCTACCCGGAGCCATTGTCAGCCCCTAAAAATTCGGTCAGGCAGGATTGGGAAAACACTGCTGAATCGCCTAAAGCAAATTCTCCCTCTGCCGCTCAGGTTAATAAACCGATTGATTACGCAGAAAAAATTCAACAACAAACAATCTCTCAGGAAAAGCAGGAAGTTGACCACGATCAACTCATTATGGACATGTTTCAGGAGCTTAAGTCATTGCGTGTGACGATGAACAGCCGATTGTCTGAAATGGGTTGGCAGCAAAATAATCAGAACAATCCGGCCCGACTCGAATTGCTGAGCCGACTGGCGGATATGGGGATAGCCAAGAACCTCAGTATCAAAGTGGCTAATCGTTTAGGCTCACTTCGCGATGTGGATTTGGCGTTTAAAAAAGCGCAGGAAATGCTGATCAACGTATTGCCTATTGCCGAAGACAATCTGCTTGAATACGGCGGTATCGTTGCGCTGGTAGGTCCTACCGGTGTGGGAAAAACCACGACCATCGCAAAACTGGCGGCTCAGTTCATACTGAAACACGGGCCAAAACAGGTGGCTTTGATTTCCACCGATAATTTCCGGATTGCTGCTCACGATCAGCTCAATACGTATGGCCGCATATTAGATGTACCGGTTCGTATTGCTTCAAATGCCGAGCAATTGAGATCACTGATCAACGGTTTTGCCGATAAACGCTTGATTTTGATTGATACCGCAGGCATGGGGCACAGAGATCAGCGTCTTGCCGAACAGATCAAAACCTTGCAGCACGATGACCTGTTTATCAAATGTTATCTGGTCATGTCTGCAGCAACCCAATATAAAACGACGAAAGAAATCATTGAGGCTTTTAAAATATTTCAGCCGGAAGCAGGTATTTTGACTAAACTTGATGAGACCACATCTCAAGGCGCGGCCTTGTCTGCTGTGACTGAACAACGTTTACCCCTGGCTTTTGTCACCAATGGTCAACAAGTTCCCGAAGATTTGCATAATGCAGTCGGTAGAGATCTTGTTGAGCAATGCGTCGCAGAACTTAAGCTGACCGGCGAAAGTAAGGTCAGCATGAATTATGATGATTGGGTTTCACAAAGCTATGCATAA
- the cheY gene encoding chemotaxis response regulator CheY: MKILVVDDFSTMRRIVKNLLRDLGFTNTLEADDGKTALPKLKSGAIDFLITDWNMPGMTGLDLLKAVRADPELAKMPVLMVTAEAKREQIIMAAQAGVNGYIIKPFTAATLKEKIEKIFERIDG, encoded by the coding sequence ATGAAAATTCTGGTTGTTGATGATTTTTCAACAATGAGACGAATAGTAAAAAATTTGCTCCGGGATCTGGGTTTTACCAATACTTTGGAAGCGGATGATGGGAAGACCGCACTGCCTAAGCTGAAGTCAGGTGCAATCGATTTTCTGATTACGGATTGGAATATGCCCGGTATGACCGGCCTGGATTTATTAAAGGCCGTTCGTGCGGATCCGGAACTGGCCAAGATGCCGGTATTAATGGTAACTGCAGAAGCCAAGCGAGAGCAAATTATTATGGCTGCGCAGGCCGGGGTCAATGGCTACATCATCAAACCTTTTACGGCGGCTACACTTAAAGAAAAGATCGAGAAGATTTTTGAACGCATAGACGGCTAG
- a CDS encoding RNA polymerase sigma factor FliA, translated as MKGAAMYASVQTGSKEDLVAQYAPLVKRIAYHLICKLPDTIMVDDLIQSGMLGLLEAVKNFDSSQGASFETYAGIRIRGSMLDDVRRSDWTPRSVHRKARMVADAIRQIENNTGCDARDSDVAKFLGISMDEYGQILQDTLCCRELSVEKLAEEGDHAFDECIEEESDPFGQISHESFNAALKEAIMQLPERERLVISLYYNDELNLREIGKVLEVSESRVSQILSKAMLRLRARLAGWQEAGSENT; from the coding sequence ATGAAAGGAGCGGCGATGTATGCCTCTGTGCAGACCGGGTCTAAAGAAGACCTTGTCGCACAGTATGCACCTCTCGTTAAGCGCATCGCCTATCATTTGATTTGTAAATTACCTGACACGATTATGGTCGATGATTTGATTCAGTCGGGTATGTTGGGCTTATTGGAAGCCGTAAAAAACTTTGATTCGTCCCAAGGTGCAAGTTTTGAAACCTATGCCGGCATTCGTATTCGCGGGTCGATGCTGGATGATGTCAGGCGTTCCGATTGGACGCCACGTTCAGTGCATAGAAAAGCACGTATGGTTGCCGATGCTATCCGACAGATCGAAAACAATACCGGATGTGATGCCAGAGATTCCGATGTTGCCAAATTCTTAGGCATCAGCATGGATGAATACGGGCAAATTCTTCAGGATACGCTTTGCTGTAGAGAATTGAGTGTAGAGAAATTAGCGGAAGAAGGTGATCATGCTTTTGATGAGTGTATCGAAGAAGAAAGTGATCCATTTGGGCAAATTAGCCATGAATCATTCAATGCTGCGTTGAAAGAAGCCATTATGCAATTGCCCGAACGCGAAAGATTGGTCATTTCACTGTATTATAACGATGAGTTGAACTTGAGAGAGATTGGCAAAGTGCTTGAGGTCAGTGAGTCGCGGGTCAGTCAGATTTTAAGCAAAGCGATGCTGCGATTGCGTGCCAGACTGGCCGGTTGGCAAGAGGCGGGAAGTGAAAATACTTAG